A region of Acidobacteriota bacterium DNA encodes the following proteins:
- a CDS encoding reverse transcriptase family protein, whose protein sequence is MSNILKTLNLQSLSNIFGISVQEIIKLSKIAPKLYHEAHIPKKNGKNRKLEIPNTNLKQIQRIILHKILDKLYIHPKLFGGPGSSTKKAVAEHTRKHVLITADIKDFFPCVKSYHVRNMFLRYGASEDTSRILTRLLTYKNHLPQGAPTSPAIGRLVLFPFAEELDNLLNKIPKSSFSIYVDDIILSGPKGVKGFLSTIRKMLAHYGFKINKKTKIMYRSEEQVCLNIRVNDGFAPPTNYLNELKKLAEIVPPSNPTLKGKISYINYLRKA, encoded by the coding sequence ATGTCTAATATTCTTAAAACACTAAATCTTCAGTCCCTGTCAAATATTTTTGGTATTTCTGTTCAAGAAATAATAAAGCTCAGCAAAATAGCACCAAAGCTTTATCACGAAGCCCATATTCCTAAGAAAAATGGGAAAAATAGAAAATTAGAAATTCCCAATACAAATTTAAAGCAGATCCAAAGGATTATTCTTCATAAAATTTTAGATAAATTGTACATCCACCCAAAGCTATTCGGGGGTCCCGGGTCATCCACCAAAAAAGCAGTTGCGGAACATACTCGAAAACATGTGCTTATTACGGCAGATATAAAGGACTTCTTCCCTTGCGTAAAATCATATCATGTGAGAAATATGTTCCTACGTTATGGAGCATCAGAAGATACTTCAAGAATTCTCACTAGGTTATTGACTTACAAAAATCACTTGCCACAAGGTGCTCCTACAAGTCCAGCTATTGGACGATTAGTACTTTTTCCTTTTGCCGAAGAACTTGATAATCTTCTAAATAAAATTCCGAAATCATCCTTTTCTATATATGTCGATGACATTATTTTAAGTGGCCCAAAAGGGGTAAAAGGTTTCTTATCTACTATAAGAAAAATGTTAGCTCATTATGGTTTTAAAATTAATAAAAAAACGAAGATAATGTATAGAAGTGAAGAACAAGTTTGTCTAAATATCAGAGTTAATGACGGCTTTGCGCCGCCAACAAACTATCTCAATGAACTCAAAAAATTGGCCGAAATAGTGCCTCCTTCAAATCCTACGCTAAAAGGAAAAATATCTTACATAAATTATCTTAGGAAAGCTTAA
- a CDS encoding TdeIII family type II restriction endonuclease — MALEFKTKKDIAELLITTVRDKLQSYKPETEHMPFHHRLLGKDRYAMFSFIQSINTTFGISIWEQVAVILAKGAGNYAERQHKLLGEIDNKTEKLISEIHYQLRKGAITTDKIYEIDRIRKEIKKGEAKTDPDSVVDLFVKLKKEENYFDITSAKPNMKEFVALKLKLLRWTALRLSQDRNVKVFTRLAIPYNPYHPEPYERWTLKGLYDLERGEILVGKEFWNFIAGSDIYEELLDVFQEVGKKLRAEIDEKFAEFRT, encoded by the coding sequence ATGGCTTTAGAATTTAAGACAAAAAAGGACATCGCTGAGCTTCTTATTACTACGGTAAGAGATAAACTACAGAGTTACAAACCTGAAACAGAGCATATGCCATTTCATCATAGACTTCTTGGTAAGGATCGATATGCAATGTTTTCCTTTATCCAATCAATAAATACAACTTTTGGCATATCTATTTGGGAGCAAGTTGCGGTTATTTTGGCAAAAGGTGCCGGTAATTATGCAGAGAGACAGCACAAATTGCTGGGCGAGATAGACAATAAAACAGAAAAACTCATTAGTGAGATTCATTATCAACTAAGGAAAGGTGCTATTACTACAGACAAAATTTATGAAATAGACCGAATTAGAAAAGAGATAAAGAAAGGAGAGGCAAAGACCGATCCAGATTCGGTGGTAGATTTATTTGTAAAGTTAAAGAAAGAAGAAAACTACTTTGACATAACAAGTGCAAAGCCAAATATGAAAGAGTTTGTAGCATTGAAATTAAAACTTTTAAGATGGACAGCACTAAGATTGAGCCAAGATAGGAATGTTAAAGTTTTCACAAGACTTGCCATTCCTTACAATCCTTATCATCCAGAGCCTTATGAGCGATGGACACTTAAAGGATTGTATGATTTGGAAAGAGGAGAAATTTTAGTTGGAAAGGAATTCTGGAATTTTATTGCTGGGAGTGACATCTATGAAGAATTATTAGATGTATTTCAAGAAGTTGGCAAAAAATTAAGAGCTGAAATAGATGAAAAGTTTGCTGAATTTCGAACATAA
- a CDS encoding DNA methyltransferase — MLEVNKKAAEKFGIDIELIEKKVDIQKNIEILGNDLTFIGIREAERTKHVHRLHPYLGKFIPQLVEVFLRKYFKKGDTIIDPFSGSGTALIEANILGMNSIGIELSPFNVLIQKIKTKKYNIPEVEKEIKDALKRLRLFSRQLTTGERPLLGTEVGRFETESEYFKKWFSDRALQEILFYRGIINDYKNQDILKIILSRSARSARLIPHYDLARPTKPIRETYWCIKHKRYCEPINEALKFINRYSYDTIKRLKEFDKLRTESFIKIFQGDARIIKLPENIKIDGIFTSPPYVGVIDYHEQHRYAYELFDFPRLDDLEIGPARKGQNGNAKQEYMKGIVDVFKNVSKYLKDGALIFVVANDKFNLFPEIGKQCGFELVDVFHRPVLMRTERDSNKYFESIFYFKKVK, encoded by the coding sequence ATGCTTGAAGTAAATAAGAAAGCAGCTGAAAAGTTCGGAATAGATATAGAACTTATAGAAAAGAAAGTAGATATTCAGAAGAATATTGAAATTTTGGGCAATGATTTGACTTTTATAGGTATAAGAGAAGCCGAGAGAACAAAGCATGTTCATCGTCTACATCCATATTTAGGTAAGTTCATCCCTCAACTCGTTGAAGTTTTTTTGAGAAAATATTTTAAAAAGGGAGATACAATAATTGACCCTTTTTCAGGGTCTGGCACAGCATTGATAGAAGCCAATATATTAGGAATGAATTCTATAGGAATAGAACTATCACCGTTCAATGTGTTAATCCAAAAAATAAAAACAAAAAAATATAATATTCCAGAGGTGGAAAAGGAAATTAAGGATGCATTAAAAAGATTAAGATTATTTAGTAGACAGCTAACAACTGGCGAGAGGCCATTACTTGGTACTGAAGTTGGCAGATTTGAAACAGAGAGCGAATATTTTAAAAAATGGTTTTCTGATAGAGCATTACAGGAAATATTATTTTATAGAGGCATTATAAATGATTATAAGAATCAGGATATTCTAAAGATTATTCTCTCAAGATCAGCACGCTCAGCAAGACTTATTCCTCATTATGATTTGGCGAGGCCAACAAAACCAATAAGAGAAACCTACTGGTGCATTAAACATAAAAGATATTGCGAGCCTATTAATGAAGCTTTAAAGTTCATAAACCGATATAGTTACGATACTATAAAGCGATTAAAAGAATTTGACAAACTGAGAACCGAGTCTTTTATCAAAATTTTTCAAGGAGACGCAAGAATTATTAAATTGCCTGAGAATATAAAAATAGATGGTATTTTTACATCTCCTCCATATGTGGGAGTTATAGATTACCATGAACAACATAGGTATGCTTATGAGTTATTTGATTTTCCAAGACTTGATGATTTAGAAATAGGACCTGCAAGAAAAGGTCAGAATGGCAACGCCAAACAAGAATATATGAAAGGAATTGTGGATGTTTTTAAAAATGTGTCCAAGTATCTAAAAGATGGTGCATTAATTTTTGTAGTAGCAAATGATAAATTTAATTTATTTCCTGAAATTGGGAAGCAATGCGGCTTTGAACTAGTCGATGTCTTTCACAGGCCGGTTTTGATGAGAACAGAGAGGGACTCTAACAAATATTTTGAATCTATATTCTACTTTAAGAAGGTGAAATAA